The sequence TGTCGTGCAGGTTGGCGAGCGCCTGGCGGACCTGCTGGATGAAGGCGTCGGAGACCGGCGTGGTGTCGTCCTCGTAGCGCAGCGGCACGATCAGGTTGCGCACGCGGGCCCGACGCTCCGCCCCTTCCTGGTAGCGCATCTTGCACACCGTCTGCATGCGGCAGACCTTGATGCGCTTGATGTCGTCGGAAACCACGACTTCCTCTTCCCGGGGGACCTGCTTGACCTCGTCGTACCAGACTTCGACCTCGACCCTGCGGTTGAGGGCCCGGCCTTCTTCGGTCGCATTCGAGGCGACCGGCATCGTTTCGCCGACCCACTCGTAGGTGATGGCCTCGGGCGGCAGGCCGAGGGTCTTCTTGAAATACTCGGCCACCTCGCCGGCGCGCTCGCGCGACAACCCCATGTTGTCCCCGAACTTCCTCGTCAGCTCGGGCGACAGTCGCTGCGAGTCGGCGTGCCCGACGAAGTGGACTCGGACGTTCTTGCGGTAGCGCATGCTTGCCAGGATCTTGTTGAGGCGGTCGACGTAATCTGACGGGATCTTCGCGACGCCCGACTCGAAATGGATCGGGGGCACCACGTTTCGCAGCTTGACGGTCTCGAGCTTGTCGCCCATGACCTGCCGCGTCTCCAGCTTGTCGCCCCGCTCCGCGTCGGGCGGCTCCTGCGACCATTGCTGGGGCTTCTGGTCGGGAGAGAGGTGCTTCTCGGCCTGCTCACCCGGCTGCGACTCCTCGACCTGGGCGACGCCGAGGGAGGCGGTCATCGCCAGGGCGGCCAACAGGGGCAGGAAGCGGCGCTTATTCATGGCCTTCTCCCGCCGCTGCGCGGCTCAGCTTCGACTGCTTGGGTGGCGCGCCCTTGCGCCAGAAGATCTCGGGCTCGATGAGGAGCGCGTAGCTTGTCGCGTCCCAGGCCGCCATCACCTGCTGCTTGACCGCGTTCAGGCGGCGGTCGACGAGCCCCGCGTCCTCGTTGTCGGCGATGTAGGAGAGGCGCAGCACCGCGGGTGACTTGCGCAGCTCGGCGAGCAGCAGATCGAGGCGCGGCTTCCACTGCTCGCGAAGCGCGGTCGCGTTGTGCTCGAACGCGGCATCCGACAGGTCGATGGCGACGACGCGGTGGATCGAGGCGCCGAAATTCATGCGCAGGACCTTGCCGCGCGTGGCCCGCTTGATCTGCAGCGCGTCGGTCGACATGCGGAAGCCGCTGGGCAGCGACCGCTCGTCGAGCTTCAGGACGAAGTTGCTGCCGCGGCTCTCGTGCGGCACCAGGGCGCAGGTGATGTGGTAGCGGCCGAACTCATCGGTGGTCGCCAGCAGGCCGCGGTCGGTGGCCAGCCGCACGCCGGCCAGGCCGCCTTCGCCCTGGTCCTGCACGCCGTTGCGGTTGGCGTCGTTGAACACCTTGCCGGTGATGTCGGTGCAGTCGAAGGTCGGATCGGGAATGATGCGCACGGTGGCGGTGGCCACGCCGGAGATCGGTGCCAGCGTGATGCTGCTGATCAGCTGGGCGCGGTTGGTGAACTCGCCTTCGCTCACTCCACCGCCCACCGTCAGCAGCAGCTTCACGGTGCGCGACTGCAGCCCCGCGAAGGCAAGCCCGCTCCAGGTGAGCTGCAGCCCCGCGGCCGTCGGCTCGGTCGGCACGTCGTCCACCACCGCGGAGCCCTTCACGTAGCTGAAGCCGGCCGGGAAGGTGTCGACGATGCTCACGTCGGTGAGGCCCGTGCCCGCCAGGTTGCTCACGGTGATCACGTAGGGGACCAGCTGGCCGCGAGTGACGTTGATGAAGGGCGAGCTCTTGGAGATGGCGATGGTGCCGACGATCACCGGATCGAGCGGGATGTGGTTGTCGAAGATCTGGCTCGTGCCGGGCATCTGAGTGCCGGTCAGCATCAAGTGGAGCTGATAGACGGTGCCCGGGGTGCGCGGTGGAACCGACGGCGCCGGCTGGAACTCCGAAGGCTGCATCTCGCAGAATTGCGCCGTGGCCGGAATGGCGTCGCCCGGGCAGACCGGCACCGAGAACGCCGCCGTCGTGGCGTCCGATGCCGGCGGGATGATTGCCGAGATGCCCGCGACGTAGGCCGGCCCCGCAGGCGGCGCCACATTGATGAGGTAGTCGCCGCCGGTCGGGCAGGCCGGGTCGTTGAAGTTGAGGCTGAACTTGTAATAGCCGTACGGGAGGGTGACCTGGCCTTGCTGGGCCGGGTCGTCGAAGCAGGTCGTCGGCAGAGGGTTGCCGCTGCCATTCGTCAGGGTCAGGGTCGCCCCGCCGATCGGGACACGGGCCATCGAGTTGTAGACGATACCGTTGGGGTCGATCGGCAGGTTCAGGTTCTGGAGATTGGCACCGGGCGACACGATGATGCCGCTGATCAGCTGCATCCCGTTGGTGAACACCGAGGAGGCCCGTCCGAGCAGTGCGGTGTTGGGTCCCGCGCCGGGCGCCCGGAACCGGATCTCGTAGGGGGCGCCGACCACGTTGTTCGGCACGACATTCTGGATGTCGTAGTCGCCGTTCACGTCGGTCACGCCGGAGAAGAGCAGGGGACCGCCCTGGGTCAGCTCCACCGTCCAGCCGGCCAGCCTGTGCTCGCTCGCGTCCCGTACGTCATCGAAGTCGGCGTCATGCCAGACCGACCCGTGCAGCGCGGCGATGCCGGGGATGCCGCCGACCACGATCGAGACGCTGGCGCTGGCCGTCTGGGTCGGCGTGTCCCACGTGACCGTGCCGGTGTTGGTGACCGTGGTTCCCTGCGCCAGGGTGGGGTCGAGCGTGGCGCGGAAGCGCAGGATCACCGTCCCGCCGGGCGCCAGTGGACCGTACGCGGCTCCGTAGTCACCGGTGATCGTCGGGCTGGCGAAGCTCACTCCCGTGGTCGAGCCGTTCATCGTCGCGGAGCCGTTGACGTAGGTGAGCTGACCCGCGGGGAGGCTGTCGGTGACCACGACGCCGATCGCCGGCACCGCGGCGATGTTGGTGACCGTGACGACGTAATCGAGCTGGGAGCCGGGGAGCGCCGGCCCGCCGCCCACCACCGAAACCTGCTTGGTGATGGACAGCTCCTGGACCCCGCCCACCACCACGATGGTCGGCTGGTTGCCGTTGCCGGGGTTGCCATCGGCATCGGTCGGCAGATCGGGCAGCTCGACCGTGTCGACGATCGCCTGGTTGACGATCAGCGTGCCGGCCGGCGTGCCGGAGTTGACGCTCAGGTCGTACTGCAGGGTGGCCGAAGCGCCGGGCGAGATGACGCCGGCGCCCGCACCGGGCAACGGCGGCGTGAGATCCGACGAGCTGATGTCGATGCCCGAGGCGAGTGGGGCCACACCGCCGTCCGGCTGTCCGACCGGCAGGCCGTTGAGCGTCGTCGTATTTGCCTGGTAGGTCGTATTCGCGGGGACCGGATCGCTCAAGACCACGCCGGTCGCCGGAACTCCTCCAGAGTTCTGGATGGTGATGGTGTAGCGCAGCACGTCGCCCGGGTCGACGACGCCCGGCGTGCGCAGGTCCACGAGCAGCACGGCCGTCTTCTGCGCGTAGACCAATGGGCTGTTGCCGACCACGTCGCGCGTCGGGTCGTTGGGAATCGCGGTGTCCGGGTCGTCGGACGGCTGGTCCACGACCAGGTTCGCGATGGCGGAGACGAAGCCCTGGTTCGAGATGATCGTGCCGTTCAGGACGTTGGGATCGACGACCACGTCGAAGGTGATGACCGCCGGCGCCGACCCCCTGGGCATCGAGCCGGGCGTCGCCGTGGAAGGCGAGTTGATCAGCATGCCGCCGACGAGCGGGGAGGTGCCTCCAACGTCGGCGACCGGCACACCGTTCAGCCGTGTGCTGCCCGGAACGTAGGTGGTGTTCACCGGGATGGTGTCGCGCAGCGTCACGTTGACGGCGTCGTCGTTGCCGGTGTTCTGGACCGTGATGGTGTAGCGCAGCGTCTCGCCGGCCAGCAGCACGTTCGGGTCGCCGGTCAGGTCGGTGGAAATTTTCTGCACCAGGAAGGCGGCGGCCGAGATGATCCGGATGCGCGTCGGGTCCTCGTCGCCGACGACCAGCGGATCGGCGATGCCGTTGACATTGGGATCGTCGCTGGGCTGGATGAGCGAGTTGTTGGGGCGTCGCGACACCGCCTGGTCGCTGACGATGGTGTTGTTGGTCAGCGTCGAGGCAAGCGTGATGTCGAACTGGACAATCAGCTGGCTGTTGGCCGGCAGGCTCAGATTGCGGATGTCGACGAGGCCCGTCCCCTTGCTGCCGCCGTTGGCGTCGGTGTTGCTGGTGTCGGCACCGGCGGGCACCGAGACCAGCACCAGCGTGCCCGGCACGAAGGCCGCCGGGTTGTTCAGCGCGTCCAGGTCGTCGAAGATCCGGAAGTTCGGAAGCGCCTGATCGGTGGTGCGGAAGCGCAGGGTGTAGCGCAGCACGTCGCCCGGTGAGGCGGTGGTGGCCGGATTCACGCCGCTGGTGAGATCCGCCACGGTCTTCTCGAAGAAGAAGCCCGAGAGCACCACGTTCACGGTCCAGGCGTCCTCGTGGTCGAGGAAGCCGGGTGTGCCGTTGGTCAGGTTGCGATCGAATTCGACGCGGCTGGCATTGCCGTTGTCGTCGTTGAACCACTGGATGGCGCCGGCGACGTTGGTGAGGGCGACGCCGTTCTGGGTGTTGGCATCGAGCTCCGCCGTGTAGCGCACGATCAGCCGCTCGCCGGGGCCGATGCGCGCCGCGGCCGTCATCATCGTCAGGTCGAGCCGGCAGTTGGGCGCGCCGCTCCACGTCAGCAGATAGTCGATGCCCGGGTTGAGGGGGCCCTTGCCGGGGACCGGGGTGGTGCCATTAGCGGCGAAGACCTGGGCGCTCTGAATGATGGGCGCCAGATCACACATGCCGCCCGTCGGACCGTCCGGCAGCCGATCGCGGAGATGGACGTCCCAGGCATCGGTCAGCCCGGCGTTCCGGACGTCCAGCGTGAAGTTTCCCGTCTGCCCCAGGTTCATCGTGGCCGGGCCGGTCTTGTCCATCTCCAGGACCGGCGCCGCGATGGTCAGGGGCGGCGAGATGCCGTTCTCGCCCGGCAGCGGCTCGTAGAAGACGCCCGCGATGAGCCGGCCAAAGTCCCACCGGGCGGTGTTGAAGAACGAGTTGCCCACCACGTTCGCCGGCACGTCGTTGAGGACGAGGGTGAGCTCGATGGCGAACTGCCGCCCGGCGGTGACGATGGGGATGTTGTCCCAGGTCAGGAAGCCGCCGACGTTGGTGAAGGTGTGCGGAACGGGGCTGAGGTCGTCCAGCCAGTAAATGTTGTAGCTGACGAAGCTGACGCTCGCGTTCGCGATGGCGTTGAGGTCGTCCGTGACCGTGATGCTGTGCAGGTCGTTCACCGATCCCTGGGTGTTGATGACGGTGCCGCTGGCCGGATCGAAGAGGACCGGGATGACCATCTTGTAGGTGAAGGGGACGCCGATGGCGGCCGTGGTCTGGGTCTGCGGGAGGATCTGCTTGTCGATCTTCTCGACCGGGATCAGGAGGCTCAGGCAATTGGGGTTGAGGGTGGTGGCCGAGCCGTTGACGAGCCAGATCTTGTTCCCCTGAACGGCGAGATTGCACGACATGTTGCCGGTCATATAAACGTTGTCGAGAATGAGGAGCGTGCTTCCGGGGAGGCTTCCGAACCAGCTGATGTTCGAGGTCAGCGGGTTGGCCGCCGTGTAGTTCCGAATCGTGCAGGGGCCGTCGATGTTGATCTGAGAGGGAGGGACGGGATAGTTGACGAAGCCGTCGACGATGCCGCCGGCGTCGCCGACGCAATCGATCGCCTGCGCCCGCGCCTCGGTGGACGCGGCCGCCAGCAATACGAAGAGCAGCGGCAGCAGGACGAACGCCTTCCTGCCGATCCTCTTCACTCCGATGGGAAATCGAACCTTCATCGTGGCCCTCGACCGCTCCCGGTAAGTCGTCACCGTCGAGGGACCGAGGCCATGGATTCTGGCGGTCCCGCCGTCGTGGGGCCCCCCGGGCCCTTTAGACCGGTGACTTTGCGTCGCCGCCTTTCAGCGGCTTTGCCTTTGTCAAAATCGCCTTGATCAGGCTCGCTTCTTCATATCCTCCTGCACACCGAGCGTTCCAAAGACGCCGGCCTCACTCCGCCGGCAGGAAATCGATCGGGTACGAGATCGTCAGGGCCTGCACGCCCTCCTTGGCGCCGAAGTTGATCGTCTTCGTGATGCCCACCACCTGATCGGCGAGCTCCGGCGCGTTCATGTCGGAGGACTGCAGCTTGCACATCGACACGCTGCCGTCCGGCTCGATGGTCAATCGCAGCACCATCTGCCCCTTCAAGGTGGGATCGTTGCGCAGCGCCCGGTTGTAGAGACGGTAGAACTGCGCCTTGTAGCGATCGAAGACGATCTGGATCTCCTCGTCGGTGCGGGAGGGCCCGGGCCCACCGTGCGCCAGCGGCCGATCCCCTCCGCCGATTCCGGCGATTGGACTGACAACCTGTCCGCCACCTCCGCCTCCGGCGCCTCCGCCCCCGCCGCCTGGGCCACCGCCCTTGCCACCACCGCCCCCGCCGCCGCCTCCGACGCTGCGGCTCAGCGCGGCGACATTGATGCCGCCGCTGGAGCCTGGCGTGCCGGTCGTGAGCAGGGTGCGTGACGACGGATTGCCTTTCTCATCGGCCTCGCCCAGGCGCGCATCGGCGCCGAGCTTCGGCGTGATCTTGTCCTTGGCCAGACTCGCGAACTGATCCTTGAGCGCCAGGATACCGGTCTTCCCCACTCTTTCCCGGGCCGTCTCCGTCACCTGGGGCGGACCCACAGGGCCCGGCGGCAGCTCTGGATTGCCCGGGGCCTTGGGGCCGGGGGGCGCCTTCGGTATCGGCTTCTCCGCGGGAGGAGGTCCGGGCGGCTTGGGTCCGACGCCCGGGCCCAACGGCAGAGGAGCTTTCGCCACCGGCGCGGGGACCGCCGCCGGCTCGGGACGGTAGAAGGAAACATCCACTTCTCTCTTCTGCGCCCGCAACGCCTCCGCCGGCACGAGCAGGAGCAGGATCACCGCGAGGGTATGGACCGCGAAGCTCGTCAGCATGGAGCGCGCGGTAGGTCCCCCGGACAGGCCGGATGCGCTCGCAACGGCCTGTACCGTCTTGACTCCTTCGGTCGGCAGCGTGCTCATGGCGTGGCCGCCTCGGTTTCGGCCGTAACGACTTCGATGGTCAGATCCTCGACTCCGGTCTTCGCCAGGTCGACGATGCGCAGGACGCCTTCATAGTTCAGGCGATCGTCGGCCGCGAGGAACAGCACCCGCTTCTCGGGGGGCCGCTTCCCCAGGGCCACCGCCACGTTGGCCGGCAGCTCGGCCACGGGGATCTCGCGCTCGCCCAGCCCGACTTTGCAGTCCTTGGGGAGACCGTTGCCTTCCGGCTGATCGAGGATGCGGCAGGCCTGCGGTCCGACGGTCAGGACCACCTGCGTATCGACGGTCTCCACGAGAGCGGGATCCGACGTCAGCCGGGGAACGTCGACCTCGTAGCCCTGCATGAGCAGCGGGACGACCACCATGAAAATGATCAGCAGCACCAGCACCACGTCGATGAGCGGCGTGATGTTGATTTCGGACTGCAGGTCGGAGCCTGAACCGCCTCCGGTGACTTGCATGACCTAGCCTCCTTCTCCTTCGCGCGCCCGCTTGGCGATCAGCGCCACCCCGTGGAAGCCGGCCTCCTCGACCTCGTGCATGGCCTGCCGGACCTCCCCGAAGCGCAGCCGCGCGTCTCCCTGGATCACGACTTTCTTGTTCGGCTCGGCCGCAGCCACGACGCGAAGCCCCTCGCCGAAGCGCTCGGGAGAGACCTGCTCGTCGTCGATCCACAGCCCGCCGTGCTCGTCGATCGTCACCACGAGCCGCTCCGACGTGTCGCTTCCCTGCTCCACCGGCTTCGGTGTTTCCGGGAGGTCGACCTCCGGTCCGGGCCGCATCTGCGGCGTCACCACCATGAAAATGATCAGCAGCACGAGCACCACGTCGACAAGGGGCGTGACGTTGATGGCCGACTGCACTTTTCCCGGTTCACCTGGCTGCATGGGCCGCCCTCGGCATCTGAGGCGCTCGCATCTGGTTTTCGGTCCGACGCGCTTCGAGCAGACCACCCAGCTTGAACAGATGGTTTACCAGCTGGGTCGAGGCCCGGTTCATCTCGACCTGGAACTGCTCGAGCTTGCCGGTGAAGTGGTTGAAGGCGACGACCGCCGGGATGGCGACGAAGATGCCCAGGGCCGTCGCCACCAGCGCCTCGGAAATACCGCCCGAGACCGCCGCCATGCCGCCCGACCCCGTGGCCGCGATGCCGCGGAACGAGCTGATGATGCCCAGCACGGTGCCGAACAGTCCGATGAAGGGCGCCGTGGAGCCGATGGTGGCCAGGTGGCCCAGTCCCCGCTTCATCTGGATCATGGTCTCGGCCCGGGAGTCCTCGAGCGTGCTCGTGACCAGCTCGAGCGTGTCGTCGCGATCGCCGTCGTTGTTCCCCACGCCGTACTCGACGATGCCCGCCGAGACCACGTTGGCCACGTGAGAATTCGGGTGCTTGCGCGCGGCGTCCAAAACGTCCTGCAGCTCTCCTCCGTGGAGATACTTGGCGAAGGCGGGCTTGAAGGACTTCGACTGCTTGATGGCCGCGTTGAACCGGCGCTGCTTGTCCACCATCACCCCGACCGAATAGACCGAGAGCAGGGCGAGGCAGATCATCACCGACATACCGAAGGTGCCTACGTTGCCGATTAGCTCCGCAAAACTCATGACTTCCTCCCGTGCGCCGTGGGGGCAGGCCGCGCCGGAGGGGTTCCGGCCGGCACGCCGCTCTGGCGCGTCGTTTTTGACATCAACTCGTAGTAGTTCAGCACCCGCATGAACACCTCCTTGTCGATGGGTTGCCTGGAATCGTCCAGCATCGTCGAGATGCCGAGCGAGGCGCCGATTTCCGAGCTCTTCCAGGGAACGATGACCAGCGCCTTGGGAGCTTCCTGGTTCCCCAGGATCG is a genomic window of Candidatus Polarisedimenticolia bacterium containing:
- a CDS encoding MotA/TolQ/ExbB proton channel family protein gives rise to the protein MSFAELIGNVGTFGMSVMICLALLSVYSVGVMVDKQRRFNAAIKQSKSFKPAFAKYLHGGELQDVLDAARKHPNSHVANVVSAGIVEYGVGNNDGDRDDTLELVTSTLEDSRAETMIQMKRGLGHLATIGSTAPFIGLFGTVLGIISSFRGIAATGSGGMAAVSGGISEALVATALGIFVAIPAVVAFNHFTGKLEQFQVEMNRASTQLVNHLFKLGGLLEARRTENQMRAPQMPRAAHAAR
- a CDS encoding biopolymer transporter ExbD, which gives rise to MQVTGGGSGSDLQSEINITPLIDVVLVLLIIFMVVVPLLMQGYEVDVPRLTSDPALVETVDTQVVLTVGPQACRILDQPEGNGLPKDCKVGLGEREIPVAELPANVAVALGKRPPEKRVLFLAADDRLNYEGVLRIVDLAKTGVEDLTIEVVTAETEAATP
- a CDS encoding AgmX/PglI C-terminal domain-containing protein, with translation MSTLPTEGVKTVQAVASASGLSGGPTARSMLTSFAVHTLAVILLLLVPAEALRAQKREVDVSFYRPEPAAVPAPVAKAPLPLGPGVGPKPPGPPPAEKPIPKAPPGPKAPGNPELPPGPVGPPQVTETARERVGKTGILALKDQFASLAKDKITPKLGADARLGEADEKGNPSSRTLLTTGTPGSSGGINVAALSRSVGGGGGGGGGKGGGPGGGGGGAGGGGGGQVVSPIAGIGGGDRPLAHGGPGPSRTDEEIQIVFDRYKAQFYRLYNRALRNDPTLKGQMVLRLTIEPDGSVSMCKLQSSDMNAPELADQVVGITKTINFGAKEGVQALTISYPIDFLPAE
- a CDS encoding biopolymer transporter ExbD, with translation MQPGEPGKVQSAINVTPLVDVVLVLLIIFMVVTPQMRPGPEVDLPETPKPVEQGSDTSERLVVTIDEHGGLWIDDEQVSPERFGEGLRVVAAAEPNKKVVIQGDARLRFGEVRQAMHEVEEAGFHGVALIAKRAREGEGG